ACCCCCGAGGAGATTTTCATAACATATGAGGAGCTCAAAGAGAAGTTTGGCGATGAGATGAAGAACATCCCGCTTGGAGCTGTTGGAATTTACACATTTGTCCAGAAGTTCAGGATAGGGTTGCAGCAGCTTATGGCAGGTTCAAGAAACTTTAGAATCTCCACAATCTCAAGAAAGGATTTGATTGCGCTCACAGAAGATGCTGCAAAGATATCAGGCATTCCGTATGTAATGGATGCATACAGAGAAGAGGCAGAGAGAATTTTGGAAGAATAGTTTTGCAGCAGAGCAATATACAATAGTAAAGAGGGGCTTTTGCCTCTCTTTTTTTTACCTTCGCTTGATTTTTCAAAAAACAACGTTTGAATTGACACATTATCACAAATTTTATAAAATATCAACAAAATATTTTATAAATCTTGGAGGGGTTGTGATGAAAAAGAATTTAAAAAAACTTTTGACCATGATTATTTTGTGTGCTTTTACAATGAATATTTTGATTCCTTATTTTGTTAAAGCTGAAAGTTTACCTGCCAATACTTCAGCTTACACAGGAGCGACACCTCAGGATACTTCTCTCATTAAAAGTCCAAGGCAGATTTTGTTTGAACAAATTGAAAGGTTATCAGGTTTGCCAGAACCTTTCTATGATCAAAAGCCATCTTATGACGAAAAAATCAAACAGGTGAAAATTGCACTGATAAAGGCTTTAAACTTTTTTGACAGTGACACCACCATCTTTGACAGGAACTTTTTTGATTATGTTGAAAAGGCAGTCAGAAAGCTTAAGTATTATTTGCATCATGGGAACCTCAAAAAAGATATAGCTCCAACCATAAACGAGATAAGAACAAGCTGCATTCTGGCAGCAAAGCTGGTTGTAGAAAATTTAAAGAAGGTATGTGAAGAAAATGAGAGCATTTTTACCCAAAAACAGAAAAAGGAGTTTTTGAAAGCAGTTGAGGAATATAATAAAGGCTGTGATTTTGAAAACAAAAAGAACAATGAGCAGGCTATTCATTTTTACAGAAATTCATGGGAACGTTTAAACCAGCTCAAAAAAGCAATTTTTCAGCTTCAGGACAAAGACAGTGACAGTTGTCCCGATTTTCTTGAAGAAAAATTTGGGCTTAAGACTAACAAGAAGGATACAGATGGAGATAACCTTTCGGACTTCTTTGAAGTTTTAAAGCTTTTCAATCTGACAGATGGTAAATCCATTGACACAGACAGAGATGGCATACCGGACAGTCAGGAAGATCCGGATGAAGACAAACTTGTAAATATTGAAGAGCAGAGATTTGGCACAGACCCTCTTTTGCCCGATACAGACGGTGACGGACTGGATGATTATTTTGAAATTTTTACTTTTAAAAGTTCACCGCTGAAAATTGATACTGACGAGGATGGTCTGCTGGACAAAAGTGAATATCTACTTGGCACAGACCCGAATACGCCTGATACAGATCAGGATGGTATTTTTGATGGACTTGAAGAGTATAAACAGGTGTTTACAGATAAAGAAACTGGTGCAAAGGTGGAAATTACAGCAGAGGGTGACATTTCAGAATTTGTTACAACAAGAAATCTCAGCAACGAAGAAATATTCCAGCATGTTTATGGTTTGGTTTCTGAACCTGTTGATTTTGAGGTATATGTGCCTTTTAAGGAAGCTACAGTATATATTCCAATTGACACAACAAAAGTTCCAAACGGTGATATACAGAATGTAAAAATGTTTTATTTTGATGAAAATTTGATGACTTTTGTTCCACTTGATGAACAAGGTGTAGATGTTGAAAAAAAGCTTGTATGGGCAAAGACAGACCATTTTACAACTTTTGTACTCTTCTATATACCAACATGGAAAGCAGTTTGGGAAGTTCCAATAAACAAAGGCGAAAGGGAAGTTAGCCATCAGACAAAGTATATAGACATAGTATTTGTGCTTGATTCATCTGGGAGCATGAGCTGGAATGACCCGAACGATTACAGAAAAACAGCCGCCAAGTCTTTTGTAGATGCCCTTGTGCAGGGAGACAGGGCAGCTGTTGTAGATTTTGACAGTTACGGATACTTATTGCAACCACTTACACATGATTTTGAAGCGGTCAAGAGTGCAATTGACAGGATTGACAGCAGCGGTGGTACAGACATAGCAGCAGGTATAAGGATTGCAAATCAGCAATTAATTTCACAGAGTTCTGACGACAGGATAAAGGTAATAATACTTTTAACAGACGGTGAAGGATACTATGACCAGAGCCTCACTGCTCAGGCAAAAGACAGCAATATAAATATCTACACAATAGGTTTGGGTACAAGCGTTGATGAAAATCTTTTACGTAATATAGCAGCGCAGACAGGCGGAATGTATTTTTCAGTATCTTCTGCTTCTCAACTCCCACAGGTATTCAGCAGAATAACAGAAATAGTAACAGAACCGGTTGACACTGATGGAGATGGAATACCGGACAGTGTAGAGGTATCAGGTGCGCGAACAGGTTTTGGAACTTTGGTATATTCAGACCCCAATAATCCAGACACAGATGGAGATGGGATAGAAGATGGTGAAGAAATAGGTGTACTTGTTAACGGGCCCAATGGTGAATATTACAAGTCATCCACAAACCCTGCTATTAAAGATAGCGATCAGGATGGGCTTTTTGACGCTGAAGAGGATGAATATGGAACAAAGCCATATAATAGCGACACAGATGGTGATGGGCTGTCCGATGGTATTGAAGTTAGCATGGGATACTCACCGCTTCACAAAAACTATGACGGCGATTCATATACAGACAAAGAAGAAGCTGAAAGAGGACTTGATCCGTACCTGTATGATAAAACATGGTTCGAACATATAAAAGATATTCTGGCAGGTGCAACATGCGGTGATGCAGGTGAGATACTTGTAAAGTATGGTATACTGGCAGAAAGAACTTTGAAATCTCTTGGCTATTTGATAGGACAAATTGCTTCGGGATTTATTCCATTTTCCAACATAAGAGATGCTGTTGCAAGCCTTGTAAAACTTGACTTTGCAGGGGTGTTTACTAACCTGCTTGCGTCTGTGCCGGGTGCTGGTAATATTGCTGATGTTATAAGAGGATTTTTAAAGTTTATAGGGCTTGGAGATGAGTGTATCAAAATTGCGGCAAGGCTTATATATGAAAAGTTTGATGCATGGAGGAGTATATTTGCATCTGATGTATTCATGCCTGTTTTTGCGTTACTTTCAAAGGGAAAAGACAATCTTAAAGCATTGGAAGATGCTGTGGAAGATAGAAAGTTTTACAAAGCTGTACCAGAACTTGCACAGCATAATTGTATTGATGAGGTGGCAGAGTGCCTTAATAATGCAAAAGACAAGATAATATTAAAAGAGATTGAAAAAATACAAAATATTGAAGATATAGAAACAAGAGTAAATAAATACATGATAAAAAATAATCTAAAAAGTGAAGTGATAAAAGCAGAAAGGTTTGCAGTTGAAGCTGCAGTTGATTACTTTACATCTCTTGGCTATATATGCGTATACAAAGCACCCCATGGAGTAAAGGGACCTGACTTAGTTTTCAGAAAAGGTGATGATTATTTAATAGTAGAGGCAAAAGGAGCAGTAGATACTACTAAAAATCCGACAGTAGGAAGTGGAAGGCTGTTTAATTATGTGAAAGACGAAGAAACAGGGGTGAAAGAAAAATTTGCCCAGCTTTCGTGGAAATGGCTGAGTACAAATTCAGAAAGGTATCTGGGTGTTATGAAAAGAGAAATGGACCCTGTGGAATTTGAGAAATTCAAGAAATTTTTGCGAAATGAAGGGCAGTATGAGGCAGCTGTTGTGTATGCGGCAAAGAATGAGAAGATAAAATGGGATGGGGGAATTGCAAAATACCTGAAAGAAGCTGTTGCAAACAATGAGCATATCAAAAGCATGACAATGATCAAGATGACATTTTAAAATCAACCTGAGGGATGGTTTTTTTATAGGGAGCAGGTTTTAATATTCAGGCCAAAAGGGGGAAGTTTGCTTATGTGGTGGGAGATAAAGCTCAACAGTAAAAGACTAAAAAAGATGATTGAAGAGGAGCTGGATTTTTATCAAAGAGGCTATAGAGATATATTTACATTGATAGCGCTTGGGAGAGCATATATGTATCTGGGGGAGTATGAAGAAGGCAGGAAATATATGTTAAAGTGCATAGAGAAATCGTGGGAAATTGTAGAAGAAGCAAGAGTTAAATACGGATATGAGAGTGCGTCAGTAGCCCTGAATATAGCAAGGACAGCCAAATATAGGAGATGGATAGGTGAGTTAGAGCAGATGAAGGAAGAGTTTGCGGAGGCGAGCAGGATATTTGGAAGGGTGTATGAGAAGAAGAGAGAAGAAGGAAGTGTGCTGGCATTGCGACCATGGGGTCATCCTGATTTTTATGTATTATGGGCAACAGCCGAGTATTATACAGGGAATCTGCAGAAAGCTGTTGAGATAAAAAGATTAATGGAGGGAAGAAGAGGAGTAATTCCTGGTGGTTTTGCGGAATGCATTCTCAAGAAAGACCCGGAGGGGATAAAAAAGATAATGAGTAACATTATTGGTGTTATAAAAGAAGAAAAAATACCACCCCATGGTGATGAACTTGTGGATGACCCGTGGCACTGGTATGAGGAGGGCAAAAAGATACTGGGGTTTCCGAGCATATTTGATGTGTATGATAAAACTCCCCCCATATTCAATTACTCTGAGTTTGAGAATGGCTGAGTACAAATTAGAATTAACCTGAGGGATGGT
The Caldicellulosiruptor morganii DNA segment above includes these coding regions:
- a CDS encoding tetratricopeptide repeat protein; protein product: MWWEIKLNSKRLKKMIEEELDFYQRGYRDIFTLIALGRAYMYLGEYEEGRKYMLKCIEKSWEIVEEARVKYGYESASVALNIARTAKYRRWIGELEQMKEEFAEASRIFGRVYEKKREEGSVLALRPWGHPDFYVLWATAEYYTGNLQKAVEIKRLMEGRRGVIPGGFAECILKKDPEGIKKIMSNIIGVIKEEKIPPHGDELVDDPWHWYEEGKKILGFPSIFDVYDKTPPIFNYSEFENG
- a CDS encoding VWA domain-containing protein; this translates as MKKNLKKLLTMIILCAFTMNILIPYFVKAESLPANTSAYTGATPQDTSLIKSPRQILFEQIERLSGLPEPFYDQKPSYDEKIKQVKIALIKALNFFDSDTTIFDRNFFDYVEKAVRKLKYYLHHGNLKKDIAPTINEIRTSCILAAKLVVENLKKVCEENESIFTQKQKKEFLKAVEEYNKGCDFENKKNNEQAIHFYRNSWERLNQLKKAIFQLQDKDSDSCPDFLEEKFGLKTNKKDTDGDNLSDFFEVLKLFNLTDGKSIDTDRDGIPDSQEDPDEDKLVNIEEQRFGTDPLLPDTDGDGLDDYFEIFTFKSSPLKIDTDEDGLLDKSEYLLGTDPNTPDTDQDGIFDGLEEYKQVFTDKETGAKVEITAEGDISEFVTTRNLSNEEIFQHVYGLVSEPVDFEVYVPFKEATVYIPIDTTKVPNGDIQNVKMFYFDENLMTFVPLDEQGVDVEKKLVWAKTDHFTTFVLFYIPTWKAVWEVPINKGEREVSHQTKYIDIVFVLDSSGSMSWNDPNDYRKTAAKSFVDALVQGDRAAVVDFDSYGYLLQPLTHDFEAVKSAIDRIDSSGGTDIAAGIRIANQQLISQSSDDRIKVIILLTDGEGYYDQSLTAQAKDSNINIYTIGLGTSVDENLLRNIAAQTGGMYFSVSSASQLPQVFSRITEIVTEPVDTDGDGIPDSVEVSGARTGFGTLVYSDPNNPDTDGDGIEDGEEIGVLVNGPNGEYYKSSTNPAIKDSDQDGLFDAEEDEYGTKPYNSDTDGDGLSDGIEVSMGYSPLHKNYDGDSYTDKEEAERGLDPYLYDKTWFEHIKDILAGATCGDAGEILVKYGILAERTLKSLGYLIGQIASGFIPFSNIRDAVASLVKLDFAGVFTNLLASVPGAGNIADVIRGFLKFIGLGDECIKIAARLIYEKFDAWRSIFASDVFMPVFALLSKGKDNLKALEDAVEDRKFYKAVPELAQHNCIDEVAECLNNAKDKIILKEIEKIQNIEDIETRVNKYMIKNNLKSEVIKAERFAVEAAVDYFTSLGYICVYKAPHGVKGPDLVFRKGDDYLIVEAKGAVDTTKNPTVGSGRLFNYVKDEETGVKEKFAQLSWKWLSTNSERYLGVMKREMDPVEFEKFKKFLRNEGQYEAAVVYAAKNEKIKWDGGIAKYLKEAVANNEHIKSMTMIKMTF